The Methylomonas rhizoryzae genome includes the window TTAATAGATTGATGACCGCTGCCGTGTCGGGGCTTAACCCGCGCCAGAGCCGGAACGCTTCAGCCGCCTGTTCCACCAGCATGCCCAAGCCGTCCACGCTTTTGGCCGCGCCATGGGTTTGTCCCCAGCGGACGAACGCGGTCGGTTGATTGCCGTATGCCAAGTCGTAGCAGACCCCGCCGTCGCGCAGTACGTGATCGGGTAAAGGCGGCAACTCGTTGCTAAGGCTGCTGGCGGTCGCATTGATGATCAAATCGAACCCGGACAAATTATGCAGATCGGCATAGCCGCCGCTACGAATGGGGCCTAAGTGGCAAAATTCTTGCGCCAGGTTGTCGGCTTTTTCGACAGTGCGATTAATAAGCAATACGCTGTCCGGAGCCAGACCGAATAAGGCGCTCAGTATGCCGCGGGTAGCGCCGCCCGCGCCCAGCACCAAGATGCGGGTTCCGGAAATTTTCACTTGATGGTTGCGGGTTAAATCGTTCGCCAGACCGAAGCCGTCCGTGTTATCGCCCAGCAGCGTTCCGTCCGTTTGCAGCGCCAGGGTATTGACGGCTTTGGCTAATCGGGCGCGCTCCGTTAACTGCTCCGCTCGTTGCCAGGCGAGTTCTTTCAAGGGAATTGTGCAGTTTAAACCTTTGCCTCCTCCCGCCAAGAAAGCCGAGACGCAAGCGGAAAACGTGTCGGCAGGCACCGCGACCGCGGCGTATTCAAGGTCTTGCCCGGTTTGTTGGGCAAACAAACGATGAATGCGTGGCGATTTGCTGTGTCCTATCGGATAGCCGAACACCGCATAATGATCAATCGTCTGCATATTGTCTGCGCTGTGTCGTCCGGTAGCTCCAAAACACGGTCACTATGATCAGCAATACACCCAGGCCGATACAGGTCCAAATGTATTGTTCGATATAAGCGACAATCAATGAGCAGGCCACCAAAAAGAAACCCAGTAAACGGAATTGCCAGCCGATGCGGTAGCCGTCGAGGATGGTGGCTAGCGCCAGGATCAGCAATATCACCAAGCTCGCCCCGATTTCGGTCAGTTGACCTGACTTGTTCAGAAAGAACGCTGCGCCGACGATCAGCAGCGTGTGCAGCCAATGCATGCCTTGTTGTTTTACAATTTCGCCGAAATCTTGTGCGCCCGCTTTGGCTTGCAGCCACGAAACGAAAATCGACAAAGCCGCGAATACGAACACCATGAATAGCCAATAGCCGTAACCGTCGTGAATCGAAAAACGCGTGATGCTAATGCCGGTCAGCGAAAGGATGACCAGCAAGATGAAAACGGCCTCTTCCAGGCCGACATGGCGTTTGCTTGGCAGCTGCGGTTCTTCGTCTTCGGATATGTCCATAGTCAATCTCTCGATAAAGGCATGGCTTATTCGCTGAGCCACTGGGCGACGTTTTTGGCGTAATAAGTCAGGACGGCGTCGCAGCCGGCCCGTTTAAACGACAACAACGATTCCAGTACCGTTTGTCTCTCGTCCAGCCATTGATTTTGGGCGGCGGCTTTCAGCATGGCGTATTCGCCGCTGACTTGATAAGCAAAAGTCGGTACGCCGAACTGTGCTTTAGCGCGGCGAATGATGTCCAGATAGGGCATGCCGGGTTTTACCATGATCATGTCCGCGCCTTCTTGTAAATCCAGGGCGATTTCCCTTAGGGCTTCGTCCGAGTTGGCCGGGTCCATTTGGTAACTGTATTTGTTGCCGCCGGCTAAATTCCCGGCGGAGCCTACCGCGTCTCGAAACGGGCCGTAGAAGCTGGAGGCGTATTTGGCGGAATAGGCAAGGATGCGGGTATTAACGTGCCGGTGCTGTTCCAGCGTCGCGCGAATCGCACCGATTCTGCCGTCCATCATATCGGACGGTGCGACGATGTCCGCGCCGGCTTCGGCATGCGACAAGGCTTGTTTGCATAACACCTCTACCGTCGCGTCGTTGCTCACATAGCCGTCGTCGTCCAGCAGCCCGTCTTGGCCGTGCGAGGTAAATGGGTCCAAGGCGACATCGGTAATTACGCCTAATTCCGGAAAGTTGGTTTTTAAGGCTTTGACGCAACGTTGCGCCAGGCCGTCCGGGTTGTAGGCTTCGCTAGCGTCTAGTGACTTTTGCCGTGGGTCGATTACCGGGAACAGCGCTATAGCAGGAATTTTCAAACGCTGTACTTCCTCGGCTTCTTGCAACAGCAAATCGATGCTGAGCCGCTCGACGCCGGGCATGGAAGCAACCGCTTCGCGCCGGCCCTGGCCTTCGATAACGAACATGGGGTAGATTAGATCGTCCGTGCTCAGGCGATTTTCCCGCATGAGTCGACGGGAAAAATTCTGGTAACGCATGCGGCGCAAGCGAGTGGCCGGATAAAAGTCGTTAGGGGCGGGAATCTTTTCCATAGTAAAATATCGCCGAAATTTGTTTCGGGCCGAGGTGAACGAAAGCCGTTCGCTGTCGGATCATTAAAACATTGTAACAGTGTATCGCGGGCAATTATCTGATTTTGCCGGATGATGCGTCAGTAGAGGCAGTTGAAATTACTATGAGATTGAATGTAAACGTCGTATTCGTTTTACTGTTCGGATTGTTGACAAGTATAAGCACGGTTGTCGGCGCTGCGGAACTCAGCGCGCCGCAGCAGGTGATCGACGACGCTTCGGTGCAACTGAAAACGAAGATGCAAGACCCCGGATTTACCAAAGATTTTCGTAAGATTACCGAGTTTGTGCATTCGGTTATTTATCCTAGGGCGGATTTCGATCTGATCTCGTCGCTGGTGTTGGGCAAGCTTTGGAAGGAAGCCAGCGAGCCTGAAAAAGAAGCGTTCAAGCGAGAGTTTCAGACCTTGCTGATCAGAACTTATTCCCGGGCGTTCGTCGAATTTAAAGAGTGGTCGGTACGTTTTTTACCAATGGGCGATTCCGAAGGCGATCAGCGCAAGGCCATGGTTAAAACCGAAATTTTGCAGCCAGGCTTGCAGCCTATTGCGGTCAACTATCGAATGTTGTTAAGTAAGGGCGAATGGAAGGTTTACGATATTTTGATCGAAGGGGTTAGCTTGGTGACCAACTACCGCACCAGTTTTAAAAACGAAGTCGAACGTACCGGTTCGTTGCGAGAGGTCATCAATCAACTGGCCAAACGGAATTCGGAAGCGCTTTCCGGTAATACCAACTCTTAAACGTTCATCAGTCGTTTTGCACCTCCGCCCCGAGCGGAGGTGTTGTCCCATGACATCCAAGAAAGATTCTTTGTACGCTTACCCGCTGGGTGAAGTGGCGGCGTTTCAATTCGATAATACGGTTGCTAACGTTTTTCCGGATATGATTCGGCGTTCGGTGCCGGGTTATCAAACCATGATTTCCGCTGTCGGACATTTGTCGGCGCGCTTCTGTCAAGCAAATTCTCAATGCTACGATTTAGGATGCTCACTAGGCGCAGCTGCGTTGGCGATGCGGGAAGCTATTTGCGTGCCGGGCTGCAGAATAATCGCCGTGGATAATTCGGATGCCATGGTGGCCGGTTTTCGACAGAATTTGCAACAGATAGACGCGGCGGAAAGTGGCGAATCCAAACCGGAAGTCAGTGTGTTATGCGATGACATTCGGAATGTCGAAATCGAAAATGCCTCGGTCGTGGTGCTGAATTTCACCTTGCAGTTCATTCCCCTGCTAGACAGGCCGGCTTTGTTGGCGGCCATTTATCGCGGTTTGTTGCCCGGGGGCGTGTTGATCTTGTCGGAAAAATTGATGTTCGACGACGCTAGGCAGCAGGCTTTGCAAATAGATATGCATCACCATTTCAAAAAAATGCAGGGCTATAGCGAATTGGAAATCAGTCAGAAACGGACCGCATTGGAAAACGTGCTGATTCCGGAAACCTTTGTCAAACATCAACAACGCTTACTAGAAGCCGGATTTGCCAGTGCCGAAATTTGGTTTCAGTACTTTAATTTCGCCTCTATCATTGCCTTGAAATGACGGACTATCAAGCGCTGTACGAAGCTCTGCAAGCAGCGGGCGACGCTCGATGGGCGGCGCAAGTTAAACCGGAAGTCGAACGGATTCTATCCGCATCCGCTCACGGAGATTTTGCTCGTTGGCAGGCTGCGATAAACCGGTTGCCGTTATTGGTGCCGGATGCCGTGGATCTGCGAGATGGGGTGCGAATCGGTTCCGCGGGGCAAATTGATCCCGCGCAGCGTTCCCAATTGATAGAGGCGTTACAACAGTTGCATCCGTGGCGAAAAGGACCTTATGGCTTGTACGGCGTGGAATTGGATACCGAGTGGCGGTCGGACTGGAAATGGGAGCGAATCAGGCAGCGTATTTCGCCGTTGACTGGTCGAATGGTGTTGGATGTAGGATGCGGCAACGGTTACCACTGCTGGCGCATGCTAGGGGCCGGTGCGCGACTCGTGTTGGGCATTGATCCTACCCTGTTGAGTGTCATGCAGTTCGAGGCCGTCAATCGGCTGTATGGCTCTATGGCGCCTATTTACCTGTTGCCGCTTGGCATAGAGCAAATCCCGCCGGACTCGCATTTATTCGACACTGTATTTTCC containing:
- the aroE gene encoding shikimate dehydrogenase; this translates as MQTIDHYAVFGYPIGHSKSPRIHRLFAQQTGQDLEYAAVAVPADTFSACVSAFLAGGGKGLNCTIPLKELAWQRAEQLTERARLAKAVNTLALQTDGTLLGDNTDGFGLANDLTRNHQVKISGTRILVLGAGGATRGILSALFGLAPDSVLLINRTVEKADNLAQEFCHLGPIRSGGYADLHNLSGFDLIINATASSLSNELPPLPDHVLRDGGVCYDLAYGNQPTAFVRWGQTHGAAKSVDGLGMLVEQAAEAFRLWRGLSPDTAAVINLLNRERNLHASES
- the hemB gene encoding porphobilinogen synthase, with protein sequence MEKIPAPNDFYPATRLRRMRYQNFSRRLMRENRLSTDDLIYPMFVIEGQGRREAVASMPGVERLSIDLLLQEAEEVQRLKIPAIALFPVIDPRQKSLDASEAYNPDGLAQRCVKALKTNFPELGVITDVALDPFTSHGQDGLLDDDGYVSNDATVEVLCKQALSHAEAGADIVAPSDMMDGRIGAIRATLEQHRHVNTRILAYSAKYASSFYGPFRDAVGSAGNLAGGNKYSYQMDPANSDEALREIALDLQEGADMIMVKPGMPYLDIIRRAKAQFGVPTFAYQVSGEYAMLKAAAQNQWLDERQTVLESLLSFKRAGCDAVLTYYAKNVAQWLSE
- a CDS encoding MlaC/ttg2D family ABC transporter substrate-binding protein translates to MRLNVNVVFVLLFGLLTSISTVVGAAELSAPQQVIDDASVQLKTKMQDPGFTKDFRKITEFVHSVIYPRADFDLISSLVLGKLWKEASEPEKEAFKREFQTLLIRTYSRAFVEFKEWSVRFLPMGDSEGDQRKAMVKTEILQPGLQPIAVNYRMLLSKGEWKVYDILIEGVSLVTNYRTSFKNEVERTGSLREVINQLAKRNSEALSGNTNS
- the cmoA gene encoding carboxy-S-adenosyl-L-methionine synthase CmoA produces the protein MTSKKDSLYAYPLGEVAAFQFDNTVANVFPDMIRRSVPGYQTMISAVGHLSARFCQANSQCYDLGCSLGAAALAMREAICVPGCRIIAVDNSDAMVAGFRQNLQQIDAAESGESKPEVSVLCDDIRNVEIENASVVVLNFTLQFIPLLDRPALLAAIYRGLLPGGVLILSEKLMFDDARQQALQIDMHHHFKKMQGYSELEISQKRTALENVLIPETFVKHQQRLLEAGFASAEIWFQYFNFASIIALK
- the cmoB gene encoding tRNA 5-methoxyuridine(34)/uridine 5-oxyacetic acid(34) synthase CmoB produces the protein MTDYQALYEALQAAGDARWAAQVKPEVERILSASAHGDFARWQAAINRLPLLVPDAVDLRDGVRIGSAGQIDPAQRSQLIEALQQLHPWRKGPYGLYGVELDTEWRSDWKWERIRQRISPLTGRMVLDVGCGNGYHCWRMLGAGARLVLGIDPTLLSVMQFEAVNRLYGSMAPIYLLPLGIEQIPPDSHLFDTVFSMGVLYHRRSPIDHLLELQGCLRPGGELVLETLVVEGDENTAMLPRQRYSQMRNVWFLPSCAALEKWLYRCGFRDIELCDVASTTVDEQRSTEWMRFNSLRDFLHPENGSLTVEGLPAPVRAIFIAKNR